tcagtacgctcctgaatgtgatacttccacTTCAGTTTTCCGTAAGAGATGATTTATGGCGGTCACAGGcatagttcaaaaaattttaggcTGAAGTGACTTTAACATTAAAATCAGGCAACGCCACGACTAAGGGTGGGGGGAAATGTTACACATTGACTACACGTCAAAAGGCATTTCAAGTCATTTCCCTAAACACATAGTCTTCTTATTTGCCTTGTTCGACCCATTGCTCTTAACAGATGGTAATACCAGATTCAAAATACCATAATACCGGCAATACAAAGCTCTGCTGCGGGTGACAGTACTTGACATTCGATCCCTATTTTCGTCTCTTGTATCAGATTCGAGTCCTCTTCTAATACTGCATTTTTTTCTATGGTCGTCTCGACTATCCTGCGGCAATCTCTTAGCCACAAATCCATGGCATTAAGTCTTATAGTGCTTGGACAGCGTTGCATTTAACAAGTATGTCGTAAATAGTTGTCCTAGTAGGCGGGGTTTTCATCGCGCCGCCTATGCCGACACCACAAGTTCTCTGatgttcttatgttgcactccATTTCCATCGCCTTCAGTTCGGTTAGTTTTATAAGCAGACTATTTATACTGGCAGTGAAATGGCATATTACAGAAAATCCAATGCAAAGCTTGCACAAAAATCCTCTGTTATTGAATTCGTATGCGAACTACGTATGCATCTCTTAACAAATCCGAATTTTTCATGACAACTTGCAAGTTGATACCACTTGTATTACACGGTCAATTGGCATCTGAATTTATTCAACGATTTTACTTACCATTGTAATTTCCGATAAAGTCACACCCGATCACCATTAACTCATATCCAATTGTGAAATTCTTTTAATGGCGATTCATTTTTCATGTTCATGGAGATTGACACAATTTAAGCTATAGGCCGTAAATCATTGTAAATATCATCATGGCTGCAATTGACTGACCATTAGATGACAGTGTCGCCACAATTGCTATTAGACTTTGATGGCGCAAAGAGGTGAAGCTGTAAGGTGTGAGCacattgaaaaagaaaagaTGCCTCATAAACTGTTACATTTAATATGGACAACTTTTTGATGAGACAAAGCAgactgcagcagcagcatcgGAGCAGATAATCTGCACTGCAAATGCTGCAGCTGATATTTATCTCTTATTGCTCACATAGACGGCGGCTAGATTAAGCTGATAAGCAGAGTTTAAATAGAAactaaaaattcgaaaatttaattaaagattTCGACAAGATATTGTCCAGTTTTAGACCATTCATTTTATTCAAAGACTAGAATAGTAAAAAACTCTAAAAAAATGGTGGAAAAgaaagtttcattgaaatttctttgattactttgttgaaatttgactttCCTAGAAAATAACTAATTAATTGATAAcaaattatacccaccaccataagatggggggatCAATCTCCACTTTCCATTGgttacacctccaaatattaTCTGTGACCCAATAAAGTTTCTGTATTCTTGATATCGTATAGGCATTCTTAATACATCTAGCcatatttgtccgtccgtccgtctgtggaaatcaccatagcggtcgaatgcttaaagctagccgctccaAATTTTGCAGATCGTTGGTGGTTGCAAATGAAttgcagaattggatatagctccttcgacttgacatcttgagaccctagaagttgatcttattttaaaataagaatgaagttttgcacgtagtttcCACTTACGGCTCCCAACTATCGTGCAGAGTAAGATCCAAATCtatctataactttatataactCTCATTTAAACCGATGACGCGATTTGAtatattgagcttctagaagctgCAGTTTTAATCCGAGTGAGCTGAAGTTTTTCgcattgtgttctgttaagactacCAACAATCGcatcaagtatggtcgaaatatAAAAcctgtataacctgatataactcccatttaaatcgatctcgcgatttaatattttaagaccctagaagccgcaatttttattcactAAGCCCTAAATTTTGCACCTTGTGTTCTGCTATTACTTTCAAAAATCGTgacaattatagtccgatcggtctataatctgatttgcaaatttgcccatgaacataccactacagaactggggcaaacttcccacatgtcaatgagtgctgtcctattcaggttctgtccgattcaagtttaacctcaacaATCAGGTGCCTCGTTTTTGTAgctgagtccaaacggcgtgccgcagcgcgacaccaTTTTGGAGAGTATTTTTTTACATGGTAAAGTACCTcacagcattagaagggggtaaccaccggtgaaaatttttttctggtgtttACGTCAGGCTTCGAACataggccttcagcgtcataggcagacatgctaacatgTGCGTTACGGTGGCTTCCATATAAGCTGATTTATTTTAaccttaattggctatgacagaacatttgtcccattagccgaacgtaggaaagcgttccaagcgcatcGACCATTTCGCTCCTTCTTCGATCCACGGATTGATCATACATCTAACACTCTGTATGAATACATTCCATCTATCACACCgtaatcaatttggtttctcgtgtttccATCGGTGGACAGCcctgtggctttgtgaatttttttatgttggaatctggtgctagTGCCATTGTCGGACGTTATCTCggggaggctaaactttccgactgttggaccaaaaatgtcttcctatCCTATTTAAGtaataaaatctcccagaatgatTTTAGTATCATGGACGGGGCAGtggtcgtattctctctctaggcgcacCTTGGTCTGCTCTGCCTTGGTCTTCCGTCGggtcatgggcacaaataaggctgatgttggaAAATTTGGCTCTTATGtcgattgtggctagcctctcatccaccggagtaaagctggagtcAAGGTGTTTCTccgtctccgactaaccacaaatccacaacctATTGTCATGGCAagtatagtatagttcgtcaccgtttggtttTGCTGTGACGCCATTTcaggtccatcgcacttcctgtgaGGCGGTAATATTTGCCttttacttctccaatacatccgccaatgCGCCTACTGAACTTTCTCTTCAAATAGTCTGAACATTCCAGGTGCacatccgcaaatcatggtccttttttcgattgcttgggtcgtcaacgttaggggagtCCGTTCTTTCTATTCTTCTTGTTTCTCAAAGTTGTTCTTGTAAttttccggggcgggttactgacCCAACGCCCAACCGCAaaggttttgtgggatcgcaagTGTATCACTCGATGTCGCGAGCCGTTTGCTCCAAGTTCTGACGCTCGCcttcagccgcccctaacctgggaacaggcgctgatgttggccattggttatttaagggcGCTTCAATAACTCGCCTAGTCATCTCTAGTATCATTGGCAATCAGTATATAAATATGAGCCTGTGCCATCTGACTCCTCactcctctcgaaatcgctgactgcccgtggccttatttgcagctactccacataaaaacgaagctttccactatccgcaacctgtggacgcgcccggaagCTTTCAACTAAGCTTCCCATGATAACGATAAACACAACACAAGTCGGATATCTAAGTTCCAGCCCATGAGGTGCTCACCGTTATACCGTgtctgactgcccgcggccttatttgcagctactccacattaaaacgaagctttccactatccgcaacctgtggatgcgcccggaaGCTTTcaactaagcttcccgtgataacgatgaacaccacacaaatcggagatCTAAGTTCCAGCCCGTGGGGTGCTCACCGTTATACCGTGTCGGCCGGAATACCTGAtacatataatccgatatcccgatttagcGTCTTGAGATTCTTgacgccgcaatttttatcccagtgggttgaagttttgcacgttgttctctgttacgactttcaacattcgtgacaaatatggtccaaatcggtgtataatctaATACAGCTctaatataaacctattttcggAGTTGAACTTTTGagcagatctctcgattagccACCTATGACCcttaaaagttttaatttttgcctagTTTGGCAAACATTTGTTATGTGAAGTATATCtttgctcttcaactaaatttatttggtatacatttttagcagaacccgtCCATCCCAAGATAATtgccaaaatgaaattttcgaaGCAATTTCAAaagattttgtttgaaatttttgccaaattaaataattttcttaaaaatatattCACACAGAAAATTGAGTCTTGATTCTACTCTCCTAGAGTCTCAAATGCATGTAAAGAGCAAACGCATTGTAAACTGTTACACTTTATATGGACAAGTTTGAgaactgatgatgatgatggccagCTGCAGCAGCACTTGATCATCTCTGCTGCTGCGCAGTTTGGCTTATCTCTAATAGCCGACTTTGAATCAGGCAGGTATTTCACaaatagaaatttaaatttttaataaaaaattgaaaaaaaaaaaacatatcgtCATAAGATGGATGGATGGGACGGACTGGCAAACGCGTAAACTCTCATGCCGGCTGGTGGGTGAGCTGAGTGAGTTACAAGGCATCACCTCCACTTATCGTCATCGCGCCATCAGTCTGCATTGGCGGCATCAATCCAATCTGAAAGGCAATTTACAATGCAAGTGCAAGCCCGGTATAAATAGCCGGATAATTGCTAGAATTTTTCCATTGCTAATATCATCATTCTATTCTTGCATATTGTAACGCAATGAACGGATTACTGAAGTCATTGGTGCGTATTTTTGTTAATGGGATCGCTTATGGGGTGAAGGTGTTAAGGATTTTCGATTTTCAAATTTGCTCTCAATTGCAGCTGTGTGCTTTGGTAGTGGTAGTGATGGCCACAGTGGTTGTTAAGGCTCAGGGTGATGGCCGCTATAGGCCACCTCCCAAACCGGTCAACACCGATGGCCGTTATCGTCCCGCCGGGGATGGCAAATATCGCGGTGGTGGCGATGGCAAATATCGTGGAGGCAATGATGGCAAATATGTTCACATGGATGTGAAATATGTGCACGATGATCGACCAGATGGAGGATATAAGGGAGATAATAATCCCTATAAGCCGACCAAAGATCGTTTTGGTccaggtggtggtggtgctggtgCAGGTGGAGGATCTAAAAACTCAGGAGGTGGTGGTCTTCCTGCAGCCACTCCCAAGCCCTTGCCCAAGGGCAAGGGCAGTGGAGAAGGTCGTAATGGCTGGGCCATAATTCGTCTAGAGGATAAGGTGGAAGAAGATGGATATCATTATCTGTAAGTATGTCTAATAACGTAAATGTATGATGTGAGACTTAGCAGACTGTTTTTTAATGATTCGTGAAGTGAAGCCAAAGGATTTTATGTACTTTATCCTTTACGTTAAAATTGAAAAGGATGATAGTGGAACAGGTTTTACAATTTGAATGCCCCACAATGCCAAAACATGTTCTTTAAACTTGTTCAATATGTTGCACATCCTCTCCATAGCTCCTACCTTACTACAAACGCTTTACATTATTACATTAATGTGGAGCCAAGAGACCATCTTCACATTCAGGACCCATTCCCAGCTTGAATACCTTCTTGAACATTGTAACCATAATCTGTAAGCCTTAAAtgtgatcgaaggtttataattacggaatttatggtgaaggaatccttgaggagcttcaaactatttaagtcacccgaacctggaatatttccggcgttactacagaaggaggtagactttctggcgccccacctggccaatattttcacaacgtgcctaggacttgcacatactccgaaagcctgacaagaggcaagggtgatatttatacccaagcccaagcggcaaggcaagttatgcgacaccaaaggcctacagaccgataagccttaagtcctttctactcaaaaccatggaacgcattgtgaacaccatgataaagagtagggcatccaaagaactgctcaaatacaaacagcatgcctatgtcaagggaaggtcggggGAAACTGCCCTGGACAAGGTTGTGCataagaagaatccttcgatgtcagtgcataccgccagtgtgtgcgTTTTGGCATAGAAGGATTCTGCCCTGGACGAAGTTGTGCATaagatagaagaatccttccatgtcaatgcataccgccagtgtgtgcgTTTTGGCATAGAAGGATTCTTTTATCTTATGCACAACCTTGTCCAGGGCagtttccaccgaccttcccttgacataggcatgatgtttgtatttgagtaaTTCGCTGGATGTTCTACACTTTGTCATGGTGGCCAAAGtactttccatggttttgaatagaaaggactTAAGGCGAATCGGTCTGCAGGCCAACAATGTGcgaaccgacacactgatccaatccttagaccagtatcgggtggatccggtccttagagactagagaccatatgctaaggaataggtggataaattgtttgTCCcagggcataaatataagggagaaagtggcacaaagcACACCCcaaagggggcattttatcgccactcctatgggtgatcaccataaatgacctattacggatgctgaatgaggagggatatgaacccgtctgctacgcagacgatgttataatacttctaagggggtTGAAGGGCCGAAATGGTCTTGCATATGTCATATGACTGTGCTaggcccagaggtctcaatgttaacccagagaagactgaaatatgcctgttcacgaggtagacgaaggtgggtcaatttaacgcaccacgtttcctcaataagacgatttcgatatctgacatggtcaaatacttaggtgtgatcttggacaggaaactgaattggaagtgtcacattcaggagcgcactgagaaggctcacaaatgttgggcactatgtagatgggccgtaagctcgaaatggagcctgaattcgaggatagtacactggctctacaggagcgtgattagaccaatacttacttaagcctcagtagtttggtggagtgCTATGGAGaacaagtgcaacataaggaccatacgaCAGGTTtatagaacatgttgtcttgg
The genomic region above belongs to Stomoxys calcitrans chromosome 5, idStoCalc2.1, whole genome shotgun sequence and contains:
- the LOC106086358 gene encoding larval cuticle protein LCP-30, translated to MNGLLKSLLCALVVVVMATVVVKAQGDGRYRPPPKPVNTDGRYRPAGDGKYRGGGDGKYRGGNDGKYVHMDVKYVHDDRPDGGYKGDNNPYKPTKDRFGPGGGGAGAGGGSKNSGGGGLPAATPKPLPKGKGSGEGRNGWAIIRLEDKVEEDGYHYLYETENGILAEENGRIEPLQTDSGLRSKGYYEYTGDDGNLYRVDYVADDNGFVAQGDHLPPIPPHIPKLLAYLAANADNKKK